The following DNA comes from Pirellulales bacterium.
ATGCTTACGATGACGCCTCCGGCACCATTGAACCCAACGGATTCAATGCCTTTATTACAACCCAATCGATCGATCTGACCAACATCACCGCCAACTCGGTCGTGTTGTACTTTGATTCCAGCTTTTTTCCGTATGACGCAATGACCGCCACGCTGGAAGTGAGCTTTGATGGCGGCAGCAACTTTAGCGAAATTCTGCGTTATGACACCGCCAATTCCGGCGGCAGCAGTTCCTTTAGCCGTATTAATGAAAATCTTGCCTTGCCAATCGCCAATCCGACCGGCGGCCAATTGCAATTCCGCTTTGGTTTGACCGAAACCGGCAACGACTGGTTCTGGGCAGTGGATAACATTCGCGTTGAAGGGGATATCATTCCCGAGCCTTCGATGCTGGTCCTGGGTGGTTTGGGTCTGGCCGCCGCCGGCGCTGTGACCTGGAATCGCCGCCGCAAGCAGGCCTAGTTGGCTGTGGATAATTGTTCATGGGCCTAAAAACATTTACGGGCGTGCCGGGCACACACGTTGATTGACACCTATGAACGCGGAATCGCGCGTGGAAGGGGGGACCCTTCCACGCGTTTTACAACGCCCGACGACGCATGCTCAGTGTTTGAATTGGCGTCAGCGGGTTGAGTGTAAAAGTCGGTAAGCCTAGCTAGGATGCTAGTGTTGCGAACTTAAGGATTTTAGTTTGTGGATTTTATTTTAGACGTTCATCGTTGTACTTTTTTTGGGGAGTAAGCTCATGACTGTTCGTTCGACGTGGAAATCACTCCGCAACAAGTTGCTGACCGCCGGGTGCGTCAGTTTGTTCGCGGGGAGCGCATTGGTCGACGCCAATGCCGTTGTGCTGTGCCTGTATGAAGAAAATTTTGATTCGCTCGGCCCCTTATTGCCGTTCAACAATCCGCCCAATGCGGGTGGCACTGGCTCGGATTGGACAAATGTCCCTCCGACAGGCTGGGTTGCCGATAACAGTGGCATCACACCCGATCTGAACCATCCTGATTTCTACGGTTTTACTTTCCTGAACAAGGAATCTTGGATTGCCACCGAAGGGGACCAAGACCGCAGCCTGTTTACTAATGGCTCTGGCAACGTCATGGTCGCCGACCCCGATGCTTATGATGACGCTCCCGGAACTATTGGCCCTAATGGTTTTAATGCGTTCATGACCACATCCCCGATCGATCTGACCAACATCACCGCTGGTTCGATCGTGTTGATGTTTGATTCCAGCTTTCGTCCGGAAGGGACGCAAACCGCCACATTGGAAGTGAGCTACGATGGCGGCAATAACTATGAAGAAATCCTGCGCTATGACACCGGTAATACGATTAACGAATTTGATCGTATCAATGAATCGCTGTCATTTCCCTTGAATAACCCCACGGGGGGGGAATTATTGTTTCGCTTTGGCATGACCGAAGCCGGCAACAACTGGTGGTGGGCCGTGGATAACATCTGCGTCACCGGCGAAGTCATTCCCGAACCCTCGACGCTGGTCCTGGCCGGGATGGGCCTGGCCGCTGTCGCGGGCGTGACCTGGAATCGCCGCCGCAAGAATGCCTAGTATGTAAAGAATCTTGTGCCAGGGCACACACGTTGATTGGCACCGATGAACGCGGAACCGCGCGTGAGAGAGGCGACTCTCTCACGCGTTTTTTTTGCAAAAATGAAACCGCCCTAGGAATAACCTAGTGCGTCCAGCAGCGGCCGCAACCGTTCCACATACGGGCCGATATGCTTTTCAAACTTCTTCCAGCGGCCCATCGCGCCGCGATAAATGGGCTTGCGCACCGCCTCGTGTGTGGGGGAATTCACAATCTTGTGCGGATTCTTTTCGCGATAGGCCAGCATTTCCGGCGTCCATTCCAGGCCCAGAAAATCCGCCGCCCGCTGGGTTTGGCCCGGCAGATCATCCACGGTGTCCTCGTAACGCAGTTCCAACCAACTGTCCGGCGGCAATAATTCCCGCATTCGCAGCCAAATCCCCATTTCGAATTCGTACAGCTTGCAGGCGGTTTCCCACTGCAAAAAGCAAACGCTAAAGTCCGATAAGGCAAAAAACCGCAAATAACAACTGACCAGGACATCGCGCGGATCGCGTAGGGCGACCACAAACTTGGATTCCGGCCATAAACGATACAGGCCCACCATCAGCGAGGTTTGGCTGGGATTTTTATCCAGGAGGACCCGCCCGTTCACGCTTTCGCCCAGGGCGGCTTCCATGTAGTCCACATAACGCCGCCGCTGGGTTTGCAGGGCCGCCGTGCTAAATCCATTCAGCGTCTCCAGAGTCAGCGTGGGAGGATTTGCCGCCATGTAGAGCGCGGGAAAAATGTCCCGGCTAAAGATCACAAATTCGGGGGCGTCGATTAACCCTGGATGGCCCCCTAGGGCTTGTTCCAGCAGCGTGGTCCCCGAACGAGGAAAACCAATCAATTGCGCGATACCCCCCAGCCGCGGGTCGGATTCAAAGGGGATTTCGCTCCACCGACGCAAGGTCTCCTGGTCCAATCCCTGATACACTTTTCCCAGCAGTTGATTGTTATTTCCCGCCATGAGTTGAAATTTGCGGGTTTGCGGCAAGCGCGAGATGATCGCTTTGCTTTGCTCGATCGCGGCGATCGCGCCGTCGGCATCTCCCCGGCCATCCAACAAATGGCTCAGTTCGCCCCAGGCCTCCATGAGCAAATGGGGGTGCGCCCCCCGCAATTCCGTCAACGAACGCAATATGGATTCCGCCAAATCAATATTTCCCGCGCGCCGTTCCAGGCGAGCCAGGACAATTTTTGGCTCCGCCGCGGCGGGCACCTGGGTCACGCATTCCCGCGCGGCGGCCACCGCCTGGTCAATCTGGTTGGTAATCTCGTAAATCAGGGCCAATTCCAGGTGCGCCCGCGCGGATGTCTCCCGGTCGTGGCACAGTTTTTGAAGCATCGGCACCGCTGCCAACGGTCGATAAATCACCCGATAGGCCTGGGCGATGGGCAATAACACCTTGGCTTCGTTACCCGCCAAATCGGTCGCCCGGGCGAGTAACTCCTCCGCCTGGGCTACCTCATGCCGTTGGCCAAACGCCCGCGCGGCCTCGATCAAGGCCTTGATATTTTGGGGATGGGCGGCCAGAGCTGCCTCAAACTGCGCCAGGGCGGCATCCAGCTTACCATCCACCCAAAGTTGCCGTGCCGTGGCTAATTGAGGCAAATCTTGCAATTCCAACGTTGCTGCATTGTTTTTCATAGTTCAAATTTTGTAGCCTTGAACCATCCGCAAAAATATTTATCCCAAGTATCAATAATAATTCATCAACCAGCATTTCAATTATTAATTTTTCATTCGTAATTCTTAATTGACCCTACACCCAGCCCCATTTTTTGCGTAAATACCATTCCAGAGTCAGCAGTCCGACAATGAACAGCAGCACTTCGGGACGATCCCAGGGAGTGTGTTTAACCTGGGTTTCCACCTCGACGACCGGGGGTTGCTTGAGCAATTCCTCGAGCAAATTGGCCAATTCGTTGCGGGCAAGTTGTTTTCCCCCGGATTTGGCGGTCATCAGCGATAAACTTTGCAGTAAACTCGGCCGAGCGGCGGCATTGTTTAATTCCAGATCCTGGTCCAGTACGATAAACCGGGCTTTGCCCATTCCTAGCGCTTTGCCGTCGTGGTCACCGGCTACCTCGATGCGGTATTCTCCCGGTATGAGGGTTTCACCAAAGCTTCCTCCCCATTCCCCCGCCGTATTGGCTAGGCTGACGTTACGCGTCTTTCCGTCGGGAAAATGCACCACGGCGGTAAAGTTAGCTTGGTCAGCGATTTCCGGAGGCACCCCGCGAACGCCCGTCGTAAAGTCAATTCTTCGCCCGGGAGAGACACGCCGTTGATCCAGCTTGACCCAGACGGTGCCATTGGCCGACTCGTCAATTTTTAGCACCCACAAGATCGCCTGCCGCCAAAAAGTCTTGTGGGCGGATTCAAAACCTTGCATCACCCATTGCCAGGTGGTGTCACCGGCAAAGGCGAGGACGCGTCCCTGGCCGGGTTCGACGGCGGCGATGAGCGGGTCGCCATGCTGAGAGCGGGCCAGGACCTTGGCGTTAACTTTGAGCTTGGTCCATTTGTTGGCCCCTTTTAGGGCGGGAAGTTGTTTCCAAAAGTTCTCATTTTCCCCTTTGGGGGCCAGTTTAAGAAAAGAGACCGTTTGGCCCAGGCCCGCGTCGGGAATCATTTGCAAGGGACCTGGCAGGTGCAGGTCGCGGCGGATCGGCTCGTTAAAGTTTTGCCGCTCTAGTGGCGTTGGTTGCAGGGGCATGATCCGTGCCAGGGGGGTGCGGTCGTATCCCCCCGCCCAAAAACTGTGATACCCCCCCAGCAAGATCAGGCCGGCGCCTTGTTCGACATTGCGGGCCAGTTGTTCCAGGTCCGCCGGTCGAAAAAGAGTGGAATCGACATCCCCCAGGATGTAGGCGTTGTATTTGCCCGGTTTTAATTGAGCTTCGAGGTTGATTGGCCAGCGGGCGCGGGATTTGGGCTGGGGGTCAAAAAATTCAAAGTCAACCCGCATGTCGGGGGAGAAATTGAGCGAACGGCGTAAGAATCGTTGCTCGACGCGGGCTTCTCCCTCGAGGTACAAGATATTCAGGCCCCCCTCGAGCACGGTGACAAACGTGCTCAGTTGATTGTTATTGGTGACGGTCTCGGTGGTCCCATCGGGAGTGAGCACGCGCAGGGTTAATTTGTGTTCTCCTGGTTTTTCGGGGGTAAAACTGATTTCGACCGCGGCCAGGTCGTCCGGCTGTTGTGGGGTGACGGTCGCGCTCCCCACCACTTCTTCTTTGCCGGGAGCGGTTTCGTACAAGAGTTGCACTTGGATGGGTTGATTGACATAACCATTGAGGCGAATGGTGCCGGTCGCCGTGAGAATGTTTTTGACATAGACCGTCGGCCCGGCCAGAAGCTCTGTCACTGCCAGATCGCGGGACTGGGTGAGGGAACGTTCTTGGCCATAGGGAATGGTGTACAGCGGCGTCCCCAGGTCCGCCAGCCGACGGGCCGCCGACTGGGGCGATTGATCGCGCGGGGGGTAGGCTTGTTGGGCGCCGTCACTTTGCAAGATCACCGCTGCCAGGCGCTTGTTGTTCGCGCGACGTAAGAGATCCTCGAGCGCGCCGCCGATCGCGGTTTGGGAACCGGTAGGCCGGTCCGGAGCCAGGGCTTTGTCTAATTGACTGCCAAAGGGTTGCGATTCCTGCGAAAAACGGACAATTTCTAATTCGTATTTTTTGGCCAACTCGTCCAGAACTTTGGTGGACTGGCGTAAATCCTGCTGCACCGCGTTCCAACGACTGGTTCCGTTCAGTTCATCCTCGGTCTGCATGCTGCGCGAGTCATCCACCATGACACAAATGCTGGCGGATTGTTCCTTAAGCTCGCTGGTGACCAGTGTCGGTCGCAATAACAAAAGGATCACCGCTAAAAACACCAGCAGCCGCAAACCAAAGAGTGTCCAATGCCGCCCAGGCGAAAGGCGCGAGGTCTCGCGACCTAGCCAAAAGAGCGCCGCCAGTAACAACGCCCCGCAGATTGTGACCAGCGTCAGGCTGTGAACCGGATTAAGGTGCCATTCACTGCTCATAGGGGGCTGCACAGATAAATATTCAAAATAGGGCGCGCCGTGGGATTCATCGCAATTCTTGCCGCGGACCAGCGCTTGATCGCGGCTATTTCTATCCATCACTGCTAGCAGCGGTGGGGCAACTCTTTTAGAATACCAAAAATCCCCCTTCCATGGCGAATTACCTTTTGCGAATCCTTTATGTCATCTGAGTCGCCCGACCCGCTCCAACGGCAATTGGACGAACTGCTGGCTAATTTGCCAGCGGGGGGAAGCGCGACGGCGGGGACATCCCGCGGGTCAAATTTGCCTACCCCGGATCTGCCAGCCCACGACGACTCGACCGCCGACGATGCCAAAGAGGCTTCGGCTCTGGACCAGCCGGACGATTATTGGCATGAGTCCCGCCGTCCACTGGCCAGCTTGTGCTTTAGCCTTCCCTGGCTGCTTATTTATGAAATTGGGGTCTGGTTTCGACCTCCCGGCGAATTACGCAACGCCGCCGATGTCTGGTTGCGAAATTGGCTGGGCATGATTGGCCTGGGTAACTACTACTGGCTATTGCCAATTTTGGTCGTCGTTATTTTGTTGGCCTGGCAGCATGTTTCTGGCCAGCCCTGGCGCATTTCACACGGCGTGCTGCCGCTCATGTTTGTGGAAAGCTGCTTTTTGGCCGTCTGTCTGTGGGGAATCGCCCGCTCGCGGCAATGGTGGTATCCCTTGCAAATTCTGGCCGGACAGTTCCCGCTCATCTGGGGAAATTGGTTTTTGGACACCGTTCAGGGATTTGTTGATTATGCCGGCGCGGGAGTCTATGAAGAGTTTTTGTTCCGGCTACTGTTATTACCACTTACCGTCGCCATCTTAGGCTTGGTCGGTTTACAAGAGCCTCAAAAACGTTGGTGGGTGGCGATTATCATCACCAGCCTGCTGTTTGCCGCCGCCCACCATGTGGGGGGGCAAGAACCCTGGGCGTTATGGCCATTTGTGTTTCGGACCGTGGCGGGGTTGTTTTTTTCGATATTATTTTTGTATCGCGGCTACGGAATCGCCACCGGTACGCATGCCTTGTACGACATTTTGGTGGGGATTTTGCTAAAATCCTGATCCTGGCGGATTCTGCCAAAAGCCCCTTTACCTGCGAAAAGTCTTGCTATCCCAACTGTCTGAAGGGTTTTTGGCTAGCAGGATCCAAACTGGGTGCGGGTTCCCAAGCCTGAGCCCCCGAAACGATTCCTGCGCAGAAGCGAAAATTGGCCTAAATTTGCCGCTAGCAATCCTGGCAAAAAGCCGGTTTTTTGGTGGCAAATCTCCGGTCCAGAGATTCCGCGCGGGGTACTGGACCTGCCATTGTTGTTGATTAGAATAATAAAGTATTCGAAAGCGAATTTTGCAGGGTGTCCGAATTCGACTGGCGTCTCCATTAATTGGCGTTGCGCAATCATTGTTATTGGCCGCCTAACGAGTCGTCCCGCTCTTTTAGGGATCTGTGCCTCGCCAGCAATTTGTTCACCCAGTAGCAACGTTCGTGCGTTACCTTTACCCGCAGACCGTCATCTTTGTGGATTAAAACCGAGACAGAACTTTTGCCTTCCAAAAACTGTCTGCCGCACCACATTTGTTGACTGTTGCCTGCTGATGAAAGGGCGTGGGGAACTTTCGAATGGCGGGGACGACAGATTGAAGATTGCCCAACTGTTGAATACGGCCATGCCGGTGGAACAGTTTGAGAAAAGATTGCCAATTTGGAAAGATTGGCAATTTGGGCGGATTGAGTGGTGTTGTCCGTTCAGCGGCGTGTAACATTGGATCGTTTACGCCTAAAAGTCATACAGCTCTGTTCATGGATGAATAGTATTTTTTACCAAATCGACGGCTAGCCAAGTGCTGTCGAGTTTCGGTGGTAGAATTACTTGGTTTGTGTGAGCCGGATCGCGCGACGCCCCTTTCACGGGATGAATTGCTTTCACAATAGAGATCATGTTGTGGACAATTCGGAGAGAGTGTCACCCGCCAGAACATTTTTCCCGCCGGATGGTTAGACCATTTTGAGAAATTGTGCCCTGCTACCAAGAACCGTTCCTCCTGAACACTCCGTAGCAAAAGAGGTCGGATGGTCTTTGCCGACGTTGCCAGCGGCGGTCAAATGCCGCGGTTGCTGGTGAGAGCATGGGATAAGAGTGTCACGGCGGGTCGGCCGTGTTAATCAGCCGGTGGGCCGTAGTGATCAAGCGGTGGCCGTGGTGATCAGCCGGTGACTGGGGAGTAATAGCACGCGGGGGCGGTGGGCATCATCAGATTCATTATTTTTTTGCATTGATAGGAGTAAAAACCTTGTTCGACTCATTGTTAGACGAATTGGACGACGACGTTGCCGCGCACTCGGATGATGCTGTCGATTTAGTTGACAAAGACGTCGAACTCGACTCCGTCGAGGATGATTTATTAGTTGGCGATCCCAATGACTTGGATCTCGACCTGGATGCCAAGGCCGATGAGCTGTTGGACGAAGTCCCCCCCGAAGGAGAAAGCTGGTCCGACGATCCGGTGCGGATGTATTTGACCCAAATGGGGGAGATTCCGCTTTTAACCCGCAAGGAAGAAATTGAGCTTGCCAAGCGGATAGAGATTACCCGGGCCAAGTTTCGCCGGAAGCTGCTGTTGTGCGACTATGTCGTGCAATACGCGATCAAAATCCTGCGCGGCGTTTACAAGGGAGATTTCCCGTTTGACCGCACGATTCAGGTTTCGGTGACCGACCGTCTGGAAAAAGACCAAATTTTGCACCGGATGCCGCATAACCTGCGGACCATCGACCAAATCCTGCGCAAAAACCGCGTCAACTATCGCACCGCGCTCAGCAAATCCACCAAAATGTCCGTTCGCCGCCAAGCTTGGCGCGAGCTGGGCCGGGGACGTTTGCGGGTTGTCAAACTGGTCGAAGAACTGGGCCTGCGCACCCAGCGGATTGAGCAAAAAATCCGCGCGCTGGAGGACTTTAGCGCCCGGCTCGACGAACTGCACGCCACCCTGCACGACAAAAAGCATAAGCTGCTCCCCCACGAAAAGCAGCTCATGCATAAGGAATACCGCACGATCCTGCGCGCGATCCAGGAAACGCCCACCAGTCTGCGCAACCGCGTGATGGCGCTTAAGAAAATCTATACCGAGTACCAGCACGCCAAGCGCGGGCTGAGCGAGGGGAATTTGCGGTTGGTGGTCAGCATTGCCAAGAAATACCGCAATCGCGGGCTGAGCTTTTTGGACCTGATCCAAGAAGGTAACGCCGGCCTGATGCGGGCGGTGGACAAATTTGAATACCGCCGCGGGTTCAAGTTTTGCACGTATGCGACCTGGTGGATTCGCCAGGCGATCACCCGCGCCGTCGCCGACCAAAGCCGCACCATCCGCA
Coding sequences within:
- a CDS encoding CPBP family intramembrane glutamic endopeptidase; translated protein: MSSESPDPLQRQLDELLANLPAGGSATAGTSRGSNLPTPDLPAHDDSTADDAKEASALDQPDDYWHESRRPLASLCFSLPWLLIYEIGVWFRPPGELRNAADVWLRNWLGMIGLGNYYWLLPILVVVILLAWQHVSGQPWRISHGVLPLMFVESCFLAVCLWGIARSRQWWYPLQILAGQFPLIWGNWFLDTVQGFVDYAGAGVYEEFLFRLLLLPLTVAILGLVGLQEPQKRWWVAIIITSLLFAAAHHVGGQEPWALWPFVFRTVAGLFFSILFLYRGYGIATGTHALYDILVGILLKS
- a CDS encoding sulfotransferase, with protein sequence MKNNAATLELQDLPQLATARQLWVDGKLDAALAQFEAALAAHPQNIKALIEAARAFGQRHEVAQAEELLARATDLAGNEAKVLLPIAQAYRVIYRPLAAVPMLQKLCHDRETSARAHLELALIYEITNQIDQAVAAARECVTQVPAAAEPKIVLARLERRAGNIDLAESILRSLTELRGAHPHLLMEAWGELSHLLDGRGDADGAIAAIEQSKAIISRLPQTRKFQLMAGNNNQLLGKVYQGLDQETLRRWSEIPFESDPRLGGIAQLIGFPRSGTTLLEQALGGHPGLIDAPEFVIFSRDIFPALYMAANPPTLTLETLNGFSTAALQTQRRRYVDYMEAALGESVNGRVLLDKNPSQTSLMVGLYRLWPESKFVVALRDPRDVLVSCYLRFFALSDFSVCFLQWETACKLYEFEMGIWLRMRELLPPDSWLELRYEDTVDDLPGQTQRAADFLGLEWTPEMLAYREKNPHKIVNSPTHEAVRKPIYRGAMGRWKKFEKHIGPYVERLRPLLDALGYS
- a CDS encoding PEP-CTERM sorting domain-containing protein: MTVRSTWKSLRNKLLTAGCVSLFAGSALVDANAVVLCLYEENFDSLGPLLPFNNPPNAGGTGSDWTNVPPTGWVADNSGITPDLNHPDFYGFTFLNKESWIATEGDQDRSLFTNGSGNVMVADPDAYDDAPGTIGPNGFNAFMTTSPIDLTNITAGSIVLMFDSSFRPEGTQTATLEVSYDGGNNYEEILRYDTGNTINEFDRINESLSFPLNNPTGGELLFRFGMTEAGNNWWWAVDNICVTGEVIPEPSTLVLAGMGLAAVAGVTWNRRRKNA
- a CDS encoding sigma-70 family RNA polymerase sigma factor, translating into MFDSLLDELDDDVAAHSDDAVDLVDKDVELDSVEDDLLVGDPNDLDLDLDAKADELLDEVPPEGESWSDDPVRMYLTQMGEIPLLTRKEEIELAKRIEITRAKFRRKLLLCDYVVQYAIKILRGVYKGDFPFDRTIQVSVTDRLEKDQILHRMPHNLRTIDQILRKNRVNYRTALSKSTKMSVRRQAWRELGRGRLRVVKLVEELGLRTQRIEQKIRALEDFSARLDELHATLHDKKHKLLPHEKQLMHKEYRTILRAIQETPTSLRNRVMALKKIYTEYQHAKRGLSEGNLRLVVSIAKKYRNRGLSFLDLIQEGNAGLMRAVDKFEYRRGFKFCTYATWWIRQAITRAVADQSRTIRIPVHMVETMSRVRNVSRQLLQSLGREPTIEETAKASGTPIEETRRVLAMSRYPISLDRPVGNSEDSHFGDLLPDGGAENPAIGAAQEMLRNRIGKVLKTLSYREREIIKLRYGLGDGYSYTLEEVGHIFKVTRERIRQIEAKAVRKLQQPSRSGELCGFLD
- a CDS encoding PEP-CTERM sorting domain-containing protein, coding for MTARATRNSFRNKILTAGCISLFAGTALVNANSAILYSENFDSLGPLMPFNNPPNSGGTGSDWTDVPPAGWVRDNSGITPDLNHPDFFGFTFLNKDSWVATEGDQGRAQFTSGTGIVMVADGDAYDDASGTIEPNGFNAFITTQSIDLTNITANSVVLYFDSSFFPYDAMTATLEVSFDGGSNFSEILRYDTANSGGSSSFSRINENLALPIANPTGGQLQFRFGLTETGNDWFWAVDNIRVEGDIIPEPSMLVLGGLGLAAAGAVTWNRRRKQA